The Stenotrophomonas maltophilia genome segment GGAATCAACAGCGCACCTGCCACGCCCTGCACCGCGCGCCCGGCAACCAGGGTCGAAAGGTCCTTGGCGCAGGCGCACAGCAGCGAGCCCATGGTAAAGGTGGCGACGCTCAGCAGCCACATCCGCCGATGACCGTAGCGATCCCCCAACGGACCGGCCGACAGCATCAGCGCCGACAGTGCGATCGCATAGGCGTTGATCACCCATTGCAGGCCCGCCATGTCGGTCTGCAGCGCCTGCTGCAGGGTTGGCAGGGCCACGTTGACGATGCTGATGTCCAGCGAAGCGAGGAATGTACCGAGGTAGGCCGCCAGCACCAGGGCGGGCCGTTGGAGGCGTCTCATGCGTGGATCCGGGGGGAGGATGTGCGCGCATCCTATCGACTGACTGACCGTCGGTCAATGACTGGCGGTCAGTCAGTGCGCAGGGGCAGCTAGAATGGCGTCCGTCACACCCGGATACCGCCCACCATGCAGACCCCAGCTGTCGCCAGGCCTCGCACCAAGCCCGCCGAAACCCGCCAGGAGGAACTGATGGACGCCGCGCAGGCGTTGTTCCTTTCGCAGGGCGTGGACGCCACCACCATCAGCGACATCGTCGCCGCGGCCGACGTGGCCAAGGGCACTTTCTATACCTATTTCGCCTCCCGCACCGAGATCCTGCAGGCGCTGGCGCAGCGCTACACGCGGCAGTTCATGGACGAGGTCGAGCAGGCAGTGCAGCAGCACCCTGCCGGTGATGGCGCAGCGCGCCTGCGCGCCTGGATCCGCGCCAACATCGAGATCTACGCGCGCACCCACGCGTTGCATGACGTGGTGTACGCCAACCATCACCACCACCAGCGGGGCAATGCCGAGCGCAATGCGATCCAGCAGCAGCTGCTGGGCATCCTCGAAGCGGGCAACGCAGCCGGACTGTGGCAACTGCCTGCTCCACAGGTCACCGCCTCGTTGATCTATGCCGGCGTGCACGGTGCCACCGACGACCTGATCGCCACACCCGCACAGGATGCCGATGCCTTCATCGCCGCTGTGGAAGCGGATTGCCTGCGCATGGTCGGCGTTCCGGCAGCGCCGACGCGCAGCGGCAGACGCCGCTGACGCAACGCTTCCCGCTCAGGTGTGGGCGAGAATGTTCAACAGCCGCCCGAACGGGTCGCGGACGAAGAAACGACGCACTCCCCAAGGCTCGTCGGCAGGGCCATACTCCAGCGGGATGCCGGCCGCGTGCATGCGCTCCAGCACCTGCTGCAGGTCGTCCACTTCGATCGACAGATCGGGCACCGCGGTGCCGGAACCCCCTTCGCTGGCAAAGCTCACCTGCGCCAGCGCACTGCCCTGCCCGCCATGGGTGACGATCCAGCCATGATCCATCACCACCGGCATGCCCAGCAGCCC includes the following:
- a CDS encoding VOC family protein, with amino-acid sequence MAVKRIVANIATPDPARAAAFYGGLLGMPVVMDHGWIVTHGGQGSALAQVSFASEGGSGTAVPDLSIEVDDLQQVLERMHAAGIPLEYGPADEPWGVRRFFVRDPFGRLLNILAHT
- a CDS encoding TetR/AcrR family transcriptional regulator, with amino-acid sequence MQTPAVARPRTKPAETRQEELMDAAQALFLSQGVDATTISDIVAAADVAKGTFYTYFASRTEILQALAQRYTRQFMDEVEQAVQQHPAGDGAARLRAWIRANIEIYARTHALHDVVYANHHHHQRGNAERNAIQQQLLGILEAGNAAGLWQLPAPQVTASLIYAGVHGATDDLIATPAQDADAFIAAVEADCLRMVGVPAAPTRSGRRR